Proteins co-encoded in one Listeria ivanovii subsp. ivanovii genomic window:
- the dnaE gene encoding DNA polymerase III subunit alpha: MGFVHLQVSSAYDLLSSTASIDSLVTKAKEYHYPALAITDKNVLYGAVEFYQKCLAADIKPIIGMTVTIQGYLNPINSYELILIAEKTAGYHELLKIASAIQTREEGQELPQSWLRAYSSDLIAISPGAKGEVERLLMEENQDGALEAYQNLVTIFGEDSVYLSLQKENPRLFAKIQTFCAEENIRAVATKDVQYMEPKDAQAKGVLTAIRDNRTVDWTTLPLAGPNYFTSQEEMERDWQTDFEKMACEETGKLADRCQVEIALDQHLLPRFPLKADQNAPEILRQTAYAGLAERELMAPEYQERLDYELKVITEMGFADYFLIVWDVIRYSREAGILTGPGRGSAAGSLVSFALRITDVDPIKYNLLFERFLNPERITMPDIDLDFPDNRRDEVISYVVSKYGEAHVAQIGTFGTLAAKAAIRDTARSFGLNSVLLSEWSKLIPSQLGITLHKAIQENPRLENHIKSSKVNEMIWEVACQLEGLPRHISTHAAGIVISDKPLVEQVALQLGSGDARLTQFAMGELEKIGLLKMDFLGLRNLSLLDRVLKSVNYTREKPLTLADISLEDEKTLKLFQTGDTTGVFQFESDGIRRVLRKLKPTSFEDIVAVDALYRPGPMEQIDTFIARKHGKEAIQYPHPDLAPILEVTYGVIVYQEQIIQVANQMAGFSLGEADLLRRAVSKKKADVLQEERIHFVEGARSKGYSESSANQVYDMIVQFANYGFNRSHAAAYSKIAFQLAYLKANYPAAFMSSLLSSVFGNDDKIAQYITEAKNYGIRMLAPSINHSNYYFQMESETSIRYSFRVIRKVPTKFVLEIINERKKAPFQDFFDFCERMPHKMLSETVLEALVLSGCFDEFGEDRATILATIDAVLQYISLLGEDSKGMNLFAEDDDFLKKMKPRYRKTAPISIDEKLEKEKLYTGQYVSAHPVSYYQTKLQNLTITRLANISSGKTYQVAVYVHEVKSIRTKKGETMCFMTISDDTKELSAVMFPESYRKYASLAQKGEILFLHVKADKRNGELQLIVNQAEDLKEVKAPARLFIKLTEPVQMEQLRPILLQFKGESKVIIHQALTKQTTELKNIQVTPSNELQEALVELLGKENVVFK, encoded by the coding sequence GTGGGATTTGTTCATTTACAAGTTTCGAGCGCATATGATTTACTTTCAAGTACGGCGTCGATTGATTCGCTTGTCACTAAAGCAAAAGAATACCATTATCCAGCCTTAGCAATTACGGATAAAAATGTGCTTTACGGAGCAGTTGAGTTTTACCAAAAATGTTTAGCAGCGGACATAAAACCAATTATTGGGATGACAGTAACAATACAAGGTTATTTAAATCCTATTAATTCCTATGAGTTGATATTAATTGCGGAAAAGACTGCTGGATATCATGAGTTACTTAAAATCGCTAGTGCCATTCAAACGCGTGAAGAAGGACAAGAACTTCCGCAGAGTTGGCTACGAGCTTATAGTAGTGATCTCATCGCGATTTCGCCAGGTGCCAAAGGGGAAGTAGAGCGGTTGCTTATGGAAGAAAATCAGGATGGGGCATTAGAAGCCTACCAAAATTTAGTCACTATTTTTGGCGAGGATTCTGTTTATTTGTCGTTACAAAAAGAAAATCCCCGCCTTTTTGCAAAAATCCAAACGTTTTGTGCGGAAGAAAACATTCGTGCAGTAGCAACAAAGGATGTACAATATATGGAACCAAAAGATGCGCAAGCGAAAGGAGTGTTGACGGCCATTCGAGATAATCGTACGGTTGATTGGACAACACTACCACTTGCAGGTCCTAATTACTTTACCTCACAGGAAGAAATGGAGCGAGATTGGCAAACCGACTTTGAAAAAATGGCGTGTGAGGAAACTGGCAAATTAGCAGATCGATGCCAAGTGGAAATTGCTTTAGACCAACATTTATTGCCACGTTTCCCCTTGAAAGCTGACCAAAATGCGCCGGAGATTTTACGACAAACGGCCTATGCTGGATTAGCAGAGCGTGAATTAATGGCGCCAGAATATCAAGAGCGTTTGGATTATGAGTTAAAAGTAATCACAGAAATGGGATTTGCAGATTATTTTCTTATCGTCTGGGATGTTATTCGTTATTCTAGAGAGGCCGGGATTTTAACAGGTCCTGGTCGTGGCTCGGCAGCGGGATCGTTAGTTTCTTTTGCGTTAAGAATTACCGATGTTGATCCAATTAAATATAACTTGTTATTTGAGCGTTTTTTAAATCCAGAGCGAATCACCATGCCAGATATTGACTTGGATTTCCCAGATAATCGTCGTGATGAAGTAATTTCTTATGTTGTATCGAAATACGGGGAAGCACATGTGGCGCAAATTGGTACATTTGGTACACTTGCAGCAAAAGCCGCGATTCGTGATACGGCAAGGAGCTTTGGTCTGAATTCCGTGCTTTTATCTGAGTGGTCTAAACTTATCCCAAGCCAATTAGGGATTACTTTACACAAAGCGATTCAAGAAAATCCGCGGCTAGAAAACCATATAAAAAGTTCGAAAGTAAATGAAATGATATGGGAAGTAGCCTGTCAGCTAGAAGGGTTACCGCGCCATATTTCCACCCATGCAGCTGGAATTGTCATTAGTGATAAACCGCTTGTTGAACAAGTCGCTCTGCAATTAGGTAGCGGCGATGCACGCTTAACTCAGTTTGCTATGGGGGAATTAGAAAAAATTGGCTTACTTAAAATGGACTTTCTTGGACTTAGAAATTTAAGTTTACTTGATCGTGTGTTAAAATCGGTCAATTATACCCGAGAAAAACCACTAACTTTGGCAGATATTTCACTAGAAGATGAAAAAACGTTAAAATTATTCCAAACTGGGGATACAACAGGTGTTTTCCAATTTGAATCTGATGGAATTCGTCGCGTACTTCGGAAGTTAAAACCAACTTCTTTTGAAGATATTGTTGCAGTAGACGCGCTTTATCGCCCAGGCCCAATGGAGCAAATTGATACATTTATTGCTAGAAAGCATGGAAAAGAAGCAATACAATATCCGCATCCTGATTTGGCGCCGATTTTAGAAGTGACATATGGCGTTATCGTTTATCAAGAACAAATTATTCAAGTTGCTAATCAAATGGCTGGATTTTCACTTGGCGAGGCAGATTTATTACGTCGCGCAGTAAGTAAGAAAAAAGCAGATGTGCTACAGGAAGAACGCATCCATTTTGTAGAAGGGGCGAGAAGTAAAGGCTATTCTGAAAGTAGCGCCAATCAAGTCTATGATATGATTGTGCAATTTGCAAATTACGGATTTAACCGGAGTCATGCCGCTGCATATTCCAAAATTGCCTTTCAATTAGCTTACCTTAAAGCAAACTATCCAGCAGCGTTTATGTCTTCCTTACTAAGTTCTGTTTTCGGAAATGACGATAAGATTGCCCAATATATTACCGAAGCAAAAAATTATGGTATTCGTATGTTAGCTCCAAGTATTAATCATAGTAATTATTATTTCCAAATGGAAAGCGAAACATCTATCCGCTATAGTTTTCGCGTCATTCGGAAAGTACCAACCAAGTTTGTTCTCGAAATTATCAACGAACGAAAAAAAGCGCCTTTCCAAGACTTCTTTGATTTTTGTGAAAGAATGCCCCATAAAATGTTGTCAGAAACGGTATTAGAAGCGTTAGTCTTATCCGGATGTTTTGATGAGTTTGGAGAAGACCGGGCAACTATTTTGGCGACGATTGATGCAGTACTGCAATACATTTCTCTTCTCGGTGAAGATTCTAAAGGGATGAATCTTTTTGCAGAAGACGATGATTTCTTGAAGAAAATGAAACCACGTTACCGGAAAACAGCACCCATTTCAATAGATGAAAAATTAGAAAAAGAAAAACTGTATACAGGTCAATATGTATCGGCGCATCCAGTATCATACTATCAAACAAAATTACAAAATTTGACTATTACTAGACTTGCGAATATTAGTTCCGGAAAAACGTATCAAGTAGCTGTTTATGTCCATGAAGTAAAATCTATTAGGACAAAAAAAGGCGAAACCATGTGCTTTATGACAATTAGTGATGATACGAAAGAATTAAGCGCTGTGATGTTTCCAGAAAGCTATCGCAAGTATGCATCACTTGCTCAAAAAGGAGAAATTCTTTTCTTACATGTTAAAGCGGACAAAAGAAACGGAGAACTTCAGCTAATTGTCAACCAAGCAGAAGATTTAAAAGAAGTGAAAGCTCCTGCGAGACTATTTATCAAATTAACCGAACCAGTACAAATGGAACAATTAAGACCTATTTTGTTACAATTTAAAGGGGAGTCAAAGGTTATTATCCATCAAGCCTTGACTAAGCAAACAACCGAATTAAAAAATATTCAAGTTACACCGTCAAATGAATTACAAGAGGCGCTAGTAGAGCTCCTTGGGAAAGAGAATGTTGTTTTTAAGTAA
- a CDS encoding DHH family phosphoesterase: MKTEILQEIKQFETIILHRHVRPDPDAYGSQMGLAEIIRTSFPKKKVYSVGNDEISLQFLGKVDEITDEIYKEALVIVCDTANQERVSDQRFSLGKKLIKIDHHPNDDAYGDLLWVNTNASSCSEMIVDFWETFSEELELNQTAARLLYAGIVGDTGRFLYPSTTEETLRLSAHLVTFPFDRPALYRELYELPKNTVKLSGYILQNFVMDENGAATVYLSDTLLNEFEVDPKDASALVSSIENVEGIKAWIMFIQEGPVFRARLRSKGPVINELAKEYGGGGHPLASGATLHNDEEIQEMTKKLQLICADK; this comes from the coding sequence ATGAAAACAGAGATTTTACAAGAAATAAAACAATTTGAAACAATTATTTTGCATCGTCATGTGCGGCCAGACCCTGATGCTTACGGTTCGCAAATGGGGCTTGCTGAAATTATCCGTACAAGCTTTCCAAAGAAAAAAGTGTATTCAGTTGGAAATGATGAAATATCCTTGCAGTTTCTTGGTAAGGTGGATGAGATTACAGATGAAATTTATAAAGAGGCACTTGTTATCGTTTGTGATACGGCAAATCAAGAGCGTGTTTCAGACCAGCGCTTTAGTCTCGGTAAAAAACTAATCAAAATTGATCATCACCCGAATGATGATGCATACGGGGACTTGCTTTGGGTGAACACGAATGCTTCTTCTTGTAGCGAAATGATTGTGGATTTCTGGGAAACTTTTTCAGAAGAACTCGAATTAAATCAAACAGCAGCACGGCTATTATATGCGGGGATTGTTGGCGACACAGGAAGATTTCTTTATCCAAGTACGACAGAAGAAACGCTAAGATTATCTGCGCATTTAGTGACGTTTCCCTTTGATAGACCAGCACTTTACCGAGAATTATATGAATTACCAAAAAATACAGTGAAACTTTCTGGTTATATTTTACAAAATTTTGTGATGGATGAAAATGGAGCTGCAACTGTTTATTTGAGTGATACACTTTTGAATGAGTTTGAAGTTGATCCAAAAGATGCTTCCGCGCTTGTTTCGTCTATTGAGAATGTTGAAGGGATAAAAGCTTGGATTATGTTTATTCAAGAAGGCCCAGTTTTTAGAGCACGCTTACGTTCAAAAGGGCCAGTAATTAATGAACTAGCGAAGGAATACGGCGGCGGTGGTCATCCGTTAGCATCTGGAGCTACACTTCATAACGACGAAGAAATTCAAGAAATGACTAAAAAATTGCAATTAATTTGTGCAGATAAATAG
- the ytoI gene encoding CBS-HotDog domain-containing transcription factor YtoI has translation MATKHEQILKYIENLAVGEKISVRKIAKNLSVSEGTAYRAIKDAEIIGFVSTIKRVGTLRIERKQKDSIEKLTFAEIVNMIDDQVLGGRAGLYKSLNKFVIGAMTVEAMERYTDAGNLLIVGNRVSAHELALKRGAAVLITGGFDTDDEVKRLADEKELPILSTSYDTFTVATMINRAIYDQLIKKEVVFVEDILTPLETTAFLSTADKVEDWHKMEDSTGHSRFPVVNRAMRLTGMVTSKDILDKNPSISIERVMTKNPLTVGPKMSVASVAHMMIWESIEVIPVVKDDLTLIGIVSRQDILKSMQMIQKQPQVGETIDDTIANQLSEKADTGVEADYEFKVSPQMTNSLGTLSYGVFTEVVCEVVQQKLFSMKKRNVAIENVTMYFLKPVQMDATIVIKPRILEMGRKAGKLDVELYLEGILTGKAIVACQMMER, from the coding sequence GTGGCCACAAAACATGAACAGATTTTAAAATACATTGAAAATCTTGCGGTTGGAGAAAAAATTTCTGTGCGAAAAATCGCCAAAAATTTGTCTGTAAGTGAAGGGACTGCTTATCGAGCAATCAAAGACGCAGAAATTATTGGCTTTGTTTCTACTATCAAGCGAGTGGGGACGCTTCGGATTGAACGAAAGCAAAAAGATAGCATAGAAAAATTAACTTTTGCAGAGATTGTTAATATGATCGATGACCAAGTACTTGGTGGTCGTGCTGGACTTTATAAATCACTCAATAAGTTTGTTATCGGAGCCATGACAGTCGAAGCGATGGAACGCTACACGGATGCTGGCAATTTACTTATTGTCGGCAACCGTGTGAGCGCTCATGAACTTGCTTTGAAGCGTGGGGCAGCAGTACTTATCACTGGTGGATTTGATACAGATGATGAAGTAAAGCGCTTAGCAGATGAAAAAGAACTACCTATTTTATCTACTTCATACGATACATTTACAGTTGCAACGATGATTAACCGGGCAATTTATGACCAGTTAATCAAAAAAGAAGTTGTTTTTGTGGAGGATATTTTAACACCACTGGAAACAACCGCTTTTTTGTCAACGGCAGATAAAGTAGAAGATTGGCACAAAATGGAAGATTCTACTGGACACAGTCGTTTCCCTGTAGTCAACCGAGCAATGCGACTAACTGGGATGGTAACGAGCAAAGATATTTTAGACAAAAACCCAAGTATTTCCATTGAAAGAGTAATGACAAAAAATCCGTTAACGGTTGGTCCTAAAATGAGTGTAGCTTCTGTCGCGCACATGATGATTTGGGAAAGTATTGAAGTCATTCCGGTTGTAAAAGATGATTTAACCTTAATTGGTATTGTCAGCCGGCAAGATATTTTAAAATCGATGCAAATGATTCAAAAACAACCACAAGTTGGGGAAACAATCGATGACACTATCGCCAACCAACTTTCCGAAAAAGCAGATACAGGTGTAGAAGCTGACTATGAATTTAAAGTTAGTCCACAAATGACCAATTCGCTAGGAACTTTGTCTTACGGTGTATTTACAGAAGTTGTTTGTGAAGTCGTTCAACAAAAATTATTTTCCATGAAAAAACGCAACGTTGCTATTGAAAATGTAACCATGTATTTTCTGAAACCAGTTCAAATGGATGCGACTATCGTGATTAAACCACGTATTTTGGAAATGGGGCGTAAAGCTGGGAAGTTAGATGTGGAACTTTATTTAGAGGGAATTTTGACCGGAAAAGCCATTGTTGCTTGTCAAATGATGGAACGCTAA
- a CDS encoding metal-dependent hydrolase, which yields MKISFHGQSCIKIITGDTTILVDPFISGNKKCDLKAEEQMPDYIVLSHGHDDHVGDTVQIAKNAGTEVICNADLAAFLAVEEGLEKIAAMHIGGKRKFDFGQVKLTQAFHGSQTVRDGRIINLGFPTGIVFTIEGKNIYFAGDTGLFSDMKLIGELNPLDVAFLPIGDNFTMGPEDAAIAARFLQAKMVIPMHYNTFPLIEQDPHKFVASLDTGITGKVLEIGEGIEI from the coding sequence ATGAAAATTTCATTTCATGGTCAGTCTTGTATTAAAATTATTACTGGGGATACAACTATTTTAGTTGATCCATTTATTTCTGGGAATAAAAAATGTGATTTGAAAGCAGAGGAGCAAATGCCAGATTATATCGTTCTGTCACATGGGCATGATGATCATGTTGGTGATACAGTTCAGATTGCGAAAAACGCTGGAACAGAAGTCATCTGTAACGCGGATTTAGCTGCATTTTTAGCAGTAGAAGAAGGACTTGAAAAAATTGCTGCGATGCATATTGGTGGGAAAAGAAAGTTTGATTTTGGTCAAGTAAAACTTACGCAAGCTTTTCATGGTTCGCAAACAGTTCGAGATGGACGGATAATAAATTTAGGTTTTCCAACCGGAATTGTTTTTACGATAGAAGGGAAAAATATATATTTTGCAGGAGATACAGGACTATTTTCTGATATGAAATTAATTGGAGAATTAAATCCGCTTGATGTTGCCTTTTTACCAATTGGTGATAATTTTACGATGGGACCAGAAGATGCGGCAATTGCGGCTCGATTTTTACAAGCAAAAATGGTTATTCCGATGCACTATAATACATTTCCACTTATTGAACAAGATCCGCATAAGTTTGTTGCCTCGCTTGATACAGGGATTACCGGAAAAGTACTAGAGATTGGTGAAGGAATCGAAATCTAA
- a CDS encoding M24 family metallopeptidase has protein sequence MEKNIDVLQNWLKDQGAEVAFLTDPENIAYFSGYHSKPHERVLGLAIFPESEPFLFTPALEVEDVRGGDWSHPSYGYNDTENPFTIIADEIKKRVANPSKFAIEKKHMSVDRYEQLSGLFAGSSFIPIEHKIEQIRLIKTEAELKILKEAALLADYAVQVGIDEIAEGKTEAEIVAKIEYEMKKKGVTAMSFDTMVLTGKNGALPHGTPGETQIKKGDLVLFDLGVVHKGYCSDITRTVAFGNISDEQKKIYETVLEAQVTAVEKVKAGVKASEIDLTARNIIREAGYGDYFPHRLGHGLGASVHEFPSITETNNMELQENMVFTIEPGIYVPGVAGVRIEDDLVITKDGVEVLTEFPKTLQVIQ, from the coding sequence ATGGAAAAAAATATTGATGTCCTACAAAATTGGTTGAAAGACCAAGGTGCTGAGGTGGCATTTTTGACGGACCCAGAAAATATTGCTTATTTTTCTGGCTACCATAGTAAGCCACATGAGCGTGTACTTGGATTAGCCATTTTCCCAGAAAGTGAACCATTTCTTTTTACACCGGCTTTAGAAGTAGAAGATGTTCGTGGTGGCGATTGGTCTCATCCATCATATGGATATAACGACACGGAGAACCCATTCACCATCATTGCGGATGAAATAAAAAAACGTGTAGCCAATCCAAGTAAATTTGCCATTGAAAAAAAACATATGAGTGTGGACCGTTACGAACAACTTTCCGGGCTATTCGCTGGTAGCTCTTTCATTCCGATTGAACATAAAATTGAACAAATTCGCCTTATTAAAACAGAAGCCGAATTAAAAATTTTAAAAGAGGCTGCATTACTTGCTGATTATGCAGTACAAGTTGGCATAGACGAAATTGCAGAAGGGAAAACAGAAGCCGAAATCGTCGCGAAAATCGAATATGAAATGAAGAAAAAAGGCGTAACAGCAATGTCTTTTGATACAATGGTGCTTACTGGAAAAAATGGCGCCCTACCACATGGTACTCCTGGTGAAACGCAAATCAAAAAAGGTGATTTAGTTTTATTTGATTTAGGCGTTGTCCATAAAGGTTATTGCTCGGACATCACGCGAACAGTTGCTTTTGGTAACATTTCCGATGAGCAGAAAAAGATTTATGAAACCGTTCTAGAAGCACAAGTTACTGCAGTGGAAAAAGTAAAAGCCGGCGTGAAGGCAAGCGAAATTGATTTAACTGCTAGAAACATTATTCGCGAGGCTGGGTATGGTGATTATTTCCCACATCGTCTTGGTCACGGTCTTGGTGCTAGTGTTCACGAGTTCCCTTCTATTACCGAAACAAACAACATGGAACTACAGGAAAATATGGTATTTACCATCGAACCAGGTATTTATGTTCCAGGTGTTGCTGGTGTTCGTATTGAAGATGATCTTGTCATAACCAAAGATGGCGTAGAAGTATTAACAGAATTCCCAAAAACATTGCAAGTTATCCAATAG
- the ald gene encoding alanine dehydrogenase, with the protein MLIGVPKEIKNNENRVAMTPASVFSYVNAGHTVYVEKGAGIGSNYQDADFVQAGAKIVETAKEAWEVDMVVKVKEPITSEYTYFKEGLLLFTYLHLANEPTLAEALMQSKVNSVAYETVELADHTLPLLSPMSEVAGRMAAQIGAQFLQRTNGGMGVLLGGVPGVEKSEVVIIGGGIAGANAAKIATGLGANVTILDKNLKRLRELDDIFGNQVQTLMSNDFNIETAVKKADLVIGAVLIPGAKAPKLVKEHVIKQMIPGSVLVDIAIDQGGIFETTDHVSTHDNPTYEKYGVLHYAVANMPGAVPRTSTLALTNATLPFGLKLANEGLEAAVKKDPYLLRGLNTYQGHITYKAVADSLGLAYTDSKDLI; encoded by the coding sequence ATGTTAATCGGCGTACCAAAAGAGATAAAAAATAACGAGAATAGGGTGGCGATGACTCCGGCCAGTGTTTTTTCCTATGTAAATGCAGGACACACTGTTTACGTGGAAAAAGGTGCGGGTATCGGGTCTAATTATCAAGATGCTGATTTTGTACAAGCGGGAGCGAAAATTGTCGAAACAGCTAAAGAAGCTTGGGAAGTTGATATGGTTGTGAAAGTAAAAGAACCAATTACATCCGAGTATACATATTTCAAAGAAGGCTTGTTACTTTTCACCTATTTACATTTGGCTAATGAACCAACACTTGCAGAGGCATTAATGCAAAGTAAAGTAAATAGTGTAGCTTATGAAACAGTGGAGCTTGCAGATCACACATTACCACTACTTTCACCAATGAGTGAAGTTGCTGGACGAATGGCGGCTCAAATTGGCGCTCAATTTTTACAAAGAACAAATGGTGGCATGGGTGTGTTACTTGGTGGAGTACCTGGTGTGGAGAAGAGTGAAGTAGTTATTATTGGAGGCGGAATTGCTGGAGCAAATGCAGCTAAAATTGCGACAGGTCTCGGGGCTAATGTAACAATTCTCGATAAGAATTTAAAACGGCTTCGCGAACTGGATGATATTTTTGGTAATCAAGTGCAAACATTAATGTCGAATGATTTTAATATTGAAACAGCTGTGAAAAAAGCGGATTTAGTTATTGGAGCGGTATTAATTCCAGGGGCAAAAGCACCAAAACTAGTTAAAGAGCATGTCATCAAACAAATGATTCCAGGGTCAGTGCTTGTGGATATCGCTATTGACCAAGGTGGGATTTTTGAAACAACAGATCATGTTTCGACCCACGATAATCCAACCTATGAAAAATACGGTGTGCTTCATTATGCGGTCGCAAATATGCCGGGAGCAGTTCCGCGGACATCTACTTTAGCCCTCACCAATGCTACTTTACCATTTGGGTTAAAACTTGCAAATGAAGGTTTAGAAGCGGCCGTTAAAAAAGACCCTTACTTACTTCGTGGCCTAAATACTTACCAAGGGCATATTACGTATAAAGCTGTTGCTGATTCTCTAGGGTTAGCTTACACAGACAGCAAGGACTTAATTTAA
- a CDS encoding universal stress protein encodes MLQQYERVLVAVDGSKEAERAFQKAIQVANRNDAALGLVHVIDTRAFSSVANYDTSMADKATEYADELLSGYKEDALKAGVTKVESYIEYGSPKTAITKEAAKAFQADLIMCGATGLNAVERLLIGSVSEYIIRHSPCDVLVVRNDVPDYKDEK; translated from the coding sequence ATGTTACAACAATACGAAAGAGTTTTAGTCGCAGTCGACGGGTCCAAAGAAGCAGAAAGAGCATTCCAAAAAGCCATTCAGGTTGCAAACCGTAATGATGCGGCCCTTGGTCTTGTACACGTTATTGATACCCGCGCTTTTTCATCTGTAGCTAATTACGATACAAGTATGGCAGACAAAGCAACAGAATATGCAGATGAACTACTAAGCGGCTATAAAGAAGATGCTTTAAAAGCCGGTGTTACAAAAGTCGAAAGCTATATTGAATATGGTTCACCAAAAACAGCCATCACAAAAGAAGCGGCAAAAGCATTCCAAGCTGACTTAATCATGTGTGGCGCTACAGGTCTAAATGCGGTTGAACGTTTATTGATTGGCAGTGTGTCTGAATATATCATTCGCCACTCCCCTTGTGATGTACTAGTTGTCCGCAATGATGTACCAGATTACAAAGATGAAAAATAA